In Streptomyces sp. Li-HN-5-11, the sequence GAGATCGGGCGCGTACTGCTCGGTGCCGGTCTCGGCGGCGGTCACGCACGGGCCGGTGCCGTTCTCGTACTGACGCAGGTCGAGCCCGCTGGGCAGGCCGCCGCTGCCGGCCAGGGTCAGCAGCCGGTCGCCGCGCCGGACCGTGATGCTGCAGGCGGCGGCGCCGGGCACGGCCTCCACCGCTCGGTCGGTCAGGTCCCGCAGCAGCGTGTCGAGACCGCCGCTGCGCACGATCGCGTGCTCCAGCGGGTCGGGCGTCGTCTCGGAGCTCATGCAGTTGCTTTTGTCCCTGTTTTGCGGATCAAGTCTTTCGCGCTCATGTGGTGTTGTTCGCATCGACGATGCGGCGGGCGAGGTCGCGCAGCTTGACGTTCTCCCGCTGGGAGGCGCGCACCAGGCTGTCGAAGGCCTCCGCCGCGTCGATGTTCAGGCGCTCCATGAGGATGCCGGTGGCCTGCCCGATCAGGTCCCGGGTCCGCATCGCCTCGGTGAGCTGTTCGCGTACGGTCGCCGAGTCCAGGGCGAGGCTGACGTGCGCGGTGAACAGCCGTCCTATCCGGGTCGCGGCCTCGTCGAAGGCGCGCGGCTTGCGGGCGTAGGCCGTGAGCACGGTCACCCGCCGCTTGTCGGCGCGCAGCCGCAGCGCGAGCGCCGAGCGCAGCCCCAGACCGGCCAGCGAGTCGCCGCCGTCGTCGGCCTCACTGTCCGCCAGGCGCACGACGGGCGCGTGCCACAGGTCGTTCCAGTACGGCGGCTGGTCGCGGGAGGTGTGCGAGGTCTCGGCGGCGCGCACGACCTCGTCGGTCCAGGCGACCGTACGGCGGTGGTTGCCGCGTTCCAGCACGGAGATCCCGGCGTGGTCTGCGCCCGGCAGCAGGCGCACGGCGAGCCGCACGGCGGCGCGCATGGTGCTGTGCGGGGTGACCGTGTCGTGCAGTTGCTGAGCCGCCGTCGTGAGGGCTTCGGCCAGCTCAAAACCCCCCACAGAATGGGGCAATTCAGGAAAGTCGGACTCAGGCACCACGAACCTCTTCGGCATGCACGGCGCGAAGGCCATGCGCAGGAGAGCTCCGCAGCACATTCCCGACTGCGAGCACAGGACGAACAGAACTTTATCTTGTTCCGGCGCGCCGATTTCCGCGCGCCCAACTACCGGTCTCAGCCCCTTTGAACTGCCGCTGCGGAGTGGTGGAATGGAACCGGAAGGGTCAGGAAGCGGCCTCCCCGAGACCGATGGACGTATGCCTCCTCTCAGGTGAGTGCCATGACCTACTTCCCCAGCCCCTGCCCGGTGCGCGACCTGCCCGGCCGTGCCCTGCTCGTCCTTCCGCCGGAGATCGACCTGTCCAACGCCTCCGCGCTGTGCGCCGCCGTGCTGTCCTACGCCGAGTCCCGCTCCGGACGACTGGACGTCCTGGTCCTGGACCTCACCCACACGCAGTTCATGGACTCCCAGGGCGCCCGTCTCGTCGAGGACGTACGGCACCGGCTGCCCCCGGGCGTCCGGCTCCGGGTGGCGGTGACCCCGCACGGCGTCCCGAGCCGCGTCCTGGAGCTGACCGCCGTGCGGCGGGACGTGCCCGTGTACGACGACCTGTCCCAGGCGCTCCAGTCGTGACCAGCCCCCATCCGCGGTGGTACGCACAACAGGGTCAGCCACCGCAGGGCCGGCGGCGCCTAGGCTGCGGGCATGGCACCGAACATCGCGACCAACAACCGCGTCTCGCTCGACGAACTCCTGGACTTCGTACGGCCCCGCCACCGTGCCCTGCTGCTGACCCGCCGGGCCGACGGCGGCCCGCAGGCCTCGCCGCTGACCTGCGGAGTGGACGACTCGGGACGGATCGTCGTGTCCACGTACCCGGAGCGGGCCAAGACGCGCAACGCCAAGCGGGACCCCCGGGTCACCGTCGTCGTGCTGAGCGACGAGTGGAACGGGCCCTGGGTGCAGATCGACGGCACCGCCGAGGTCGTCGACGCGCCCGACTCCGTCGAGCCGCTCGTGGAGTACTACCGCAACATCGCCGGCGAGCACCCGGACTGGGACGAGTACCGGGAGGCCATGGTCAAGCAGGGCAAGTCGATCATCAGGATCACGCCGGAGCGGTGGGGGCCTGTGGCGACGGGCGGCTTCCCGGCGCGCCTGGTCCAGGACGACTGAGGCCCAGGTCCCTCTGGGGCTGCGCCCTGGGGTCTCCGGGCTCGGCCTACGGTTCTTCCGGGGCCGATCCCCGAGCAGTGTGATCCGCACCGGCCGGCTCCGCGCCGGCCCGGCGCACCATCGTCTCGATGCCCGCGACCACCAGCTCCAGGGCGAAGGCGAAGTCGCGGTCCAGCATCTCCTGGACCGTGTCGCCGCCGCGGGCCGCCATCAGGCTGACGGACTCCTGGATCACCTCGGCGGCGTCGGGGGCCTGGGTCGCCGCGCTCATCGCGTGCCGGAAGTAGTCGTCCGGGGCCATCCCGGTGTCGGCGCAGCGGGCGACGAAGTGGCCCTCGATCGTGCCGTAGCCGTACACGAACTGGAAGACGGCGGAGATCGCGCCCGTCAGGCCGTGCTCGGGCAGTTCGGTCCGGCGGATGACCCGCTGCACCGTGCCCGAGAAGGCGAGCGCGTTCGGGCCGATGTTGAGGAAGGTCCCGGCGAGCGGCGACAGCCAGGGGTGGCGCACCAGCAGCGCCCGGTACTCGCCGGCGAGCCTGCGCAGCTGGTCGCGCCAGTCCTCGCCCGCGTCCGGATCGGGCAGCCGCAGCTCGCCGAAGGCCGCGTCGAGGGCGAGTTCGAGGAGGTCGTCCTTGGTGTCGACGTACCAGTACACGGACATCGCGGTGACGTTCAGCTCGGTGGCGAGCCGGCGCATGGAGAACCCCGCCAGCCCCTCGGTGTCCAGCAGCCGCACCGTGGCCTCGGTGATCCGCTCCCGGTCGAGCCCGGACGGCTGGCCGCCGCCACGCCCGCCCCGGCGCTCCTTGCCGTCCAGCCAGACGCTGGTCCGCGCCGCGCCCTTGGTCCGCTGGGCTGCCTTCGCCATGGCGCACCTTCCTCGACACTCAGGGCCACTGGTCACGATGCTAGGTGTCTTGTCCCGGGACATGCGGCCGGGCCACGGGCGAACCACCACCCGGAGTCTTCCCCCTCCGACCCGCGCGGCAACTACGCCACGGCCGGCAGGGCGACGAGGTGACGAGGTGACGAGACAGGGGCGGTGGCTCGGCGCCACCGCCCCTGTCCTCCCTCTTCCGGGGGTCAGCTGCTGCTCGTCTTCTGCGTGAGGTCGTAGAAGGTGGCCGAACCGGCCGTGACCTTCTTGAAGTTCTTCTCGACCCACGAGGTGATCTGCGAGACGGTGCCGCTGCCGGCGCCCATGCCGCCACCGCCCATGCCTCCGCCGACGATGAAGTAGTGGACCTTGCCGTCCGCCACGTACTTCTGGAACTGCGCCGGCGTCGGGGACGGGTCGGTGCCGTTGAAGCCGCCGATCGCCATCACCGGGTCGCCGGTGGCGAGCTGGTAGCTGGCCGCGTTCTGGGAGCCGACGGACGCGGCGACCCAGGTGTACTCGGACGCGTCCTGCTCCAGCAGCTTCTTGGCCGCGGAGGAGACGTTCGCGCCGTTGAGCAGGCCGCCGATGCCACCGCCGCCGCCCATCGGACCGCCCTGGCCGGTCATCCCGCCGCCGGGGAAGCCGTTGCCCTGCCGGCCCTGGGCGGTGCCGTTGCCGGTGCCGCTCCCGTTGCCGTTGCCGGTGCCGCTCCCGTTGCCGGTGCCGTTCTGCTGGTTCTGGCCGGGCATGGCGCCGCCGAAGCCGCCGGTGCCGTTGCCTGCCCCCGGGAAGCCGTTGCCCTGCCGGCCCTGGGTGGTGCCGTTCTGCCGGTTCTGTCCCTGCGCACCCGGCATTCCGCCGCCGAACCCGCCGCGGTTGCCGCCCGGACCGCCGCCCCGGCCGCCGCCGCGTCCGCCCATCATGCTCGCGCCCGCCGGCCCGGCCGTGACGATGGAGCCGGTGTGGCCCTGCCGCAGCGTGCTCAGGGTGTACGCCGTCGGGCCGGCCAGCGCGGCCACCACCCCCACGGCCGCCGCCGCGAGGGCCAGCTGCCGGGTCACGCGGCCCGCGAAGACCAGGCCGAGCGCGCCGGCCAGGCCGCCGACCAGGACCAGCCACTTCAGCCAGGGCAGGTAGTCCGGGGTCCGGTTGAGCAGGACGTAGCCCCAGGCCGCTGCCGCCACCACGGAGGCGGCAAGGACGATCGACGCCCAGGTCTCCTTCCGCTTCTCCCACAGCAGTCCGGCGCCCATGCCGACCACGGCCGCCATGTAGGGGGCGAGGGCCACCGTGTAGTACTGGTGGAAGATGCCCGCCATGTAGCTGAAGACGGCCATGGTCATCAGCAGCGAGCCGCCCCAGACCAGGAACGAGCTGCGGGTGACGGACGTCCTCTTCAGCTTCCGGGTGGCCACCAGACCGGCGACGAGCAGGATCAGCGCGGCGGGCAGCAGCCAGGAGATCTGGCTGCCGACCTCCGAGTTGAACATCCGGTTCCAGCCGGTCGCGCCCCACATGCCGGTGCCGCCACCGCCGCCACCGCCTCCGACACTGCCGGTCTCGTCGCCGCTCAGCCGGCCGAAGCCGTTGTAGCCGAAGGTCAGCTCCAGGAAGCTGTTGTTCTGCGAGCCGCCGATGTACGGCCGGGACGACGCGGGCCACAGCTCGACGATCGCCACCCACCAGCCGCCCGAGACGACCAGCGCGCCCGTGGCGAGAGCCAGCTGGCCGAGGCGCTTCCTCAGCGACACCGGCGCGCACACCGCGTACACGATCGCCGGCACCGGCAGGATCAGGAAGGCCTGCAGGGTCTTGGTGAGGAAGGCGAAGCCGATCGCGGCCCCGGCCCAGACCAGCCACTTCGTACGGCCGTCCTCCAGGGCCCGGACGACGAGGTAGCAGGCGAGGGACATCAGCAGCGCCAGCAGCGCGTCCGGGTTGTTGAACCGGAACATCAGCGCCGCGACGGGGGTGAGCGCGAGCACCGCGCCCGCGATCAGGCCGGCCGCGGGACTGAACCGGCGGCGCACGGCCGCGTAGACAACGGCGACCGTGAGGACGCCCATGATCACCTCGGGGACCAGGATGGCCCACGAGCTGAGACCGAAGATCCGGACCGACAGCGCCATCGGCCACAGGGAGGCCGGGGGCTTGTCGACGGTGATGGCGTTGCCCGCGTCCAGCGAGCCGAAGAAGAACGCCTTCCAGGACTTGCTGCCCGCCTGGACGGCCGCCGAGTAGAACGAGTTGGCGTAGCCCGAGGCACTCAGGTCGTAGAGGTAGAGCAGGCCGGTCACGAGCAGCAGACCCAGGAACGCGGGGCGTGCCCAGCGCGGGTCCTCCGGGCGGCCGCGCCACAGACGGCGCGCGAAGGGCTGCTGCGGTTCGCCGGCCCCGGGCGCGGGTTCCGGCCGGGCGGCCGGGGACTGCTGCGCCGGGGCGGACGGGGGAGCGGCCTGAGGAGCGGCGGGGGGCGGCTCGGTGGGGGGCGGGCCCCAGAAGGAGGGTTCCGCTTGCGCCGGACGGGTTCTCGGGCTCGGGCCGTACTGGGTGGTCATCGGGGATCCCTCGAGTCGGTGTCGTGCGGACGCACCGGCTGCAACGGCGCGGTGGCGTCCTTCCAGGTGCCGTCCGCGGCTTCACCGGCGCGGAACCGGGCGGGGGTGTGGCTGGTGCGGCCGGTGCCGTGCGGCGCGTGGCCGTGCGGGGCGGCGCCCTGCCGGCCGCCGTCGTTCCGGTGCGGTATCGGGCGCTGCGGGAGGGCGCCGTACTGGTGCGGGACCGCGGTCCGCTGCCCCCGGGCGCCGTACAGGTGCGGGGCCGGGATCTGCTGCTGCGGCCGGTCCGCCGCCGGCTCACCCCGGTCCGGGAACACCCAGGCACGGAAGAGCAGGAAGCGCAGCACGGTCGCCGCGAGGTTGGCGGCGATGAGCACCGCGAGCTCCGTGGAGTGCGCCGGGGTGCTGGTCGCCGCGTTCAGGGCGGCGAGCGAACCGCTGGTCAGCGCCAGGCCGATGCCGAAGACGACCAGGCCCTGCGCCTGGTGGCGTACGGCGCCGCCGCGGCCGCGCACCCCGAAGGTGAGCCGCCGGTTGGCCGCGGTGTTGGCCACCGCGGAGACCAGCAGGGCGAGCGCGTTGGCGATCTGGGAGCCCGAGAACTGCCGGAAGACGCTGTAGAGCAGCAGGTAGAACAGTGTGGACAGGCCGCCGACCACGCAGAATCCGACGAGCTGGCGGGCCAGGCCCTTCGGCACGTCCTGGATCTCGCGGTCGCGGGGGTCGTCGCCGAAGGGGCGGGTGAGCCGGTCCAGCGGCAGCGAACCGGTGGCCAGGGCCCGGCCCACGCGCCACACGCCCCTCAGGTCCTCGGTCGCCGTCCTCACGATGTGCACCGTGGAGTCCGGGTCGTCGACCCAGTCGACCGGCACCTCGTGGATGCGCAGCCCGGCCCGTTCGGCCAGCACCAGCATCTCCGTGTCGAAGAACCAGCCGGTGTCCTCCACCAGCGGCAACAGCACCTGGGCCACGTCGCGCCGGATCGCCTTGAAGCCGCACTGGGCGTCGGAGAAGCGGGCCTGCAGGGAGCCGCGCAGGATCAGGTTGTACGCACGGCTGATGAACTCCCGCTTGGGTCCGCGCACCACCCGCGAGGCGCGGGCGAGCCGGGAGCCGATCGCCAGGTCGGAGTGACCGGAGATCAGCGGCGCCACCAGCGGCAGCAGCGCGTTGAGGTCGGTGGAAAGGTCCACGTCCATGTAGGCGAGGATCGGCGCCTGCGAGGCGGACCACACGGTTCGCAGGGCGCGACCGCGGCCCTTTTGCTCCAGACGGAAGTTGGTGACCTCGTCGATCTCCGCCTCCAGCCGCGCCGCCACCTGGGGGGTGGTGTCCGTGGAGGCGTTGTCCGCGATCGTGATGCGGAACGCGTACGGGAAGGTGCGCGTGAGGTGCTCGTGCAGCCGGAGCACACAGGGCCGGAGGTCCTTCTCCTCGTTGTGGACGGGGATCACTACGTCCAGGACAGGCGTACCGGCGTCGCCGGCCGGGAGGTGCTCCCGCGCCGGCAGGGTGCCGGGAGAAGAGTCGGTTCGCATGGCACCGACTCTGTTCAACCGCCCTGTCGCACCCATGTGTTGAGACTGTGCTCACCCTGTGAGTGCGACGCCTGCGACCGGTGCGCCTGCCAGTCGGCCTCGGGCGCCGACGCCGGGTGGAGCGCGGGCAGGCGCACGGTGAACACCGTCCGCCCGGGCACGCTGTCGACCGTCACGGCGCCGCCGTGCGCGGTCGCCACGGCCTGCACGATGGCGAGGCCGAGACCGGTCGAGCCGGTGGCGCGGGAGCGCGCCGAGTCGCCGCGCGCGAACCGCTCGAAGACGTGCGGCAGCAGCTCCGGCGGGATGCCCTGCCCGTCGTCCTCCACGTCCACGCACAGCCACGGCCCGCGCCGCTGCACCCGCGCGGTGACGGTCGTACCGGGCGGGGTGTGGGTCCGCGCGTTCGCCAGCAGGTTGACCAGCACCTGTTGCAGCCGGGCGGCGTCCGCCGAGACCAGCGCCGGCTCGTCCGGCAGGTCCAGCCGCCAGTTGTGGTCCCGCCCCGCGGCACGCGCGTCGCTGATGGTGTCCACGACCAGCGGTACGAGGTCGGTCTGCTCGAACTGCAACGGCCGCCCGGCGTCCAGTCTGGCCAGCAGCAGCAGGTCCTCCACCAGCAGCGTCATACGCCCGGCCTCGGACTCGATACGGCCCAGCGCGTGCCGGGTGTCGGGCCCGACCTGCTCGCGTCCGCGCCGGGTGAGTTCGGCGTACCCGCGGATGGAGGCCAGGGGTGTTCTGAGCTCGTGGCTGGCATCGGCGACGAACTGCCGTACCCGCATCTCGCTCTGCTGCCGGGCGTGCAGCGCTCCGTGAATGTGGTCGAGCATCCGGTTCAGGGCGGCGCCGACCTGTCCGACCTCGGTGTGCGGGTCGGTCTCCGACTCGGGGACGCGCTCGCTGAGGTTCACCTCCCCGGAGTGCAGGGGGAGTTCGGAGACGCGGGTGGCGGTGGCGGCGACGCGGCGCAGGGGGCGGGTGGCGACGCCGACGAGCACGGACCCGGCGAGGCAGGCGGCCACGAGACCGGCGCCCGTGACGCTGATCTCCACCAGGATGAGCGTGCTGATGGTGCTGTCGACGTCAGTGGTCGGGACGGCGACGTAGAAGTCGCCGTTGGGCCCGGTCACGTACTCCACGCGGAAGGAACCGAGGCCGGGAAGCTCCACGGTCTTCACGGTCCGGTTCGCCTGGCGCACGGAGGAGAGCGCGGCGAGCTGAGCCTGCGTCAGCGCCTTCGCGCTCATCTGGAGGTTGGACTGCGACTTCTGGCCACGCGCGGAGTCGACGATCTTGCCGTTCTCCACCTTGGCGATGACGGTGTTGCTCGGCTGCGGGCCGGTGGTGACGAACTTCTTCAGATCGGGCGGCTCCGGCTGCCGGTGCTGTCTGCCGATCCCCCCGATCCCGCCGGTTCCGCCCGTCCCGTCCCTGCCGGGCTGGTCGGGGGGACGGAAGTCTCCGGATGCCCGCATCGCGACCTCGCTGAGCTGGCCGTCCAACTGCGTGTACAGGTGGGTCCGCAGCGCGAGCGTGGTCACGGTGCCGATCACCGCGCAGACCACGGCGATCAGCACCACGGACGCGACGACGAGCCGCGTCCGCAGTGTGCGCGGCTTGTCCACTGCCACTCGCCGCTGCGTCCGCGTCCGTCGCCGCCCGCTCATGACGCCGCGGGCTTGATCAGGTAGCCGGCGCCGCGCCGCGTGTGGATCATGGGCTCCCGGCCGGCGTCGATCTTCCGCCGCAGGTACGAGATGTACAGCTCGACGACGTTGGCCTGCCCGCCGAAGTCGTACGACCACACGCGGTCCAGGATCTGCGCCTTGCTGAGCACGCGCCGCGGGTTGCGCATCAGGAAGCGCAGCAGCTCGAACTCGGTGGCGGTGAGGTGGATGTTCTCCCCGGCGCGCGACACCTCGTGGCTGTCCTCGTCGAGGGTGAGGTCGCCGACGACGAGCACGGAGTCGGAGCGGCGGTCGGCGGCACCGGAGCGCCGTATGAGCCCCCGCAGCCGCGCGACGACCTCCTCCAGGCTGAACGGCTTGGTGACGTAGTCGTCACCGCCGGCGGTGAGACCGGCGATTCGGTCCTCGACGGCGTCCTTGGCGGTCAGGAACAGGACGGGCACGTCGGGCAGTTCGCGGCGCAGCCGCCCCAGGACGGTGAGTCCGTCCATGTCGGGCAGCATCATGTCCAGGACGACGGCGTCGGGCCGGAACTCCCGCGCGGTCTGGACGGCGCCGTACCCGTCCCCCGCGCTGCGGATCTGCCAGCCCTCGTAGCGCAGGGCCATGGACAGCAGTTCGGTGATCGACATCTCGTCGTCCACCACAAGCACTCGGACGGGGCTCCCGTCCGGCCTCAGCAGTTCGGTGCGCCCCTGGGGCGAGGTCGTGGTCATGGTGGACACACTGTCGGGATCCTCTGAGAACACGCTTTCACGCATCTGTGATTTTCCTGAGAAACACACAGGCAGTACTCAGGGAGTACCTGGGAATCCCTTCCTCCGGGTCCGCCGCCCGGAGGGAGCCTCCGCCCTCAGCTCACGCCGAAGAGCCGGGCCGCGTTGTCGTGGCACACCGCGCGCAGCCAGTGCTCGCCGAGGTCCAGGCGTTCCAGGGCGTGCAGTTGGTGGAGGTAGGGATAGGGGATGTTGGGGAAGTCCGAGCCGAGCAGGACGCGGTCGCCGGCGTCGGCCAACCGGGGCAGGCCGCGCCGCGGGAACGGCGCGAGCCGCTCGCTGAAGTCGGTGAAGGCCATCGTCGTGTCCAGCCGCACCTCCCCGTACCGCTCGGCCAGGTCGAGGAAGTCCTCGTACTCCGGCATGCCCATGTGGGCGACGACCAGCCGCAGCCGGGGGTGCCGGGTGAGGACCCGCGCGATCGGCTCCGGCCCGGTGTGCTTGCCGGGCGCGGGTCCGGACCCGCAGTGGATCACGACGGGCACCCCGGCGTCGGCGAGCAGCCCCCAGGCCCGGTCGAGGAGTTCGTCGGCGGGGTCGTAAGCCCCCACCTGCACATGTGCCTTGAAGACACGGGCGCCCGCCTCGAGGGCCTCCCGGACGTAAGCCTCCACGCCGGCCTCCGGGAAGAGGGTCGAGGTGTGCAGGCAGTCGGGTGTGCGACCGGCGAAGTCGGCCGCCCAGCCGTTCAGCCACCGGGCCATGCCCGGCTTGTGCGGGTAGAGCATGGCGGTGAAGGCCCGCACGCCGAACTCCCGCAGCCGGCTGATCCGTCGCGCCTCCTCCTCACGGTAGGTGATGGGCCACTCGAGACCGCCGGTGAGCGCGCCCACCCCGTCGAAGTACGCCCACACCTTCCGCAGCACGCGCTCGGGCATGAAGTGGGTGTGCACGTCGACGAGCCCGGGCAGCCCGAGCCGCTCCCAGAACCGCCGGACGTCGCCCGCCTCCGTCGCCGGGGCCAGGGGCTGTGGGTGATCACTCATGCCGCTCACGATCCGCCCGGGCGGTGCGCGGTGTCCAGCCCGGGCGGGGCGTGCAGCCGCCGCAGTAGTCGCAGAACAGGCCTAGAACAGCCCGTCCTGCAACCGCGGGCCCGCCGGCCCCCTGACCTCCCGTACCGGCACGGTGAGTCCCCTGTCCCCGGTGGGACCGAGCTCCCACCCGGTCATCAGCCTCGTGTCGAGCACGACGACCCCGCCGTCGGTCCGCAGATGCAGATCCGGTCCGGCGGCGGCGACCAGCTGCCCGCTCACCACGCCGCCCGCGACGAGCTCGCCGACCGCGCCGACGGCGGCCGGCAGACCGTCCAGCCCGAACACCCCCGCATGATCGACGGGCCGGAACGGCTCACGCTCCAGCGACTCGGGCCAGTCGCCGAGCGCGCCGGCCCGCGCGTGCAGCTCCGCGACCTCGGCGGCCCGCTCCACCGCACTGCCGGGCAGCGCGGACCGCACCGCCCGCTTCTCCGCGTACGGGATCCGGTCCGGGACGCCGAGCGCAGCCCGCAGCAGCTCCTCGCTGCGCCGCGCGGCCATCAGCGGGCCCGCGCCGAGCCAGCTGAAGCAGACGGCCCCCTGCTCCAGCAGCCGCGCCGAACCCCGCTCCACAGCGGTGATCCCCACCTTGACCATGCCGGGCCCGAACCACGCCAGATATACGTGGTACGGCCGCGGATCGTCGGCAATGGTGTCGGCGGCCACGGAGTGCGCCCGGTCCAGCCGTGCGCACTCCTCGCACCGCGCCCCCGTACTCCGCCCCGGCACGACCGCCCGCACCGGACAGGGATGCCCCCGTGCCCCCACACATCTGCGAACTCCCCCTTCCGCGACCTGGAAGGCCACGCGCTTCCCCCACGGCAGCGCACTCGACCGCCCGCCCTGCCACACCAGCACGGGACCGCCGGCAGACCACCGCAGCCCCGAGCACTTCCAGACCCGTGCCATCGCCTCCGACTGTAGAGCCGGCCACTGACAGCGCCCCCGATCGGCCGGTCACCACACGGCAGCGAGCTCGCCGGCCAGCCGGGATACGGCCGCCGGTTGCGGCACGCTGCGCAGGCAGGCAACGACCTGGTCGCTCGCGAACTCGCGCTTCGCGGCGGTCACGGTCGGATCGACGGCGCACTCGGCCTGGACGTAGAGGTAGTTCAGGTCGGTCGCGAAAAGCATCGAGAACGACTGCGGACCCGTGATGGCGGCCCGTCCTCCGGCGCTCCGGTAGGCCCGCGCCAGCCGCCGGGCGGAAGCGGGGTTCACCTCGTTGCCACCCGACCACACGTACACGGCCCGGGCGAGTTCTCGTTCCGCCGAGATGGGCCCGGCGTTGTCCCAGTCGAGGAGGACCGGCCCGTCCGGGCCGACCAGAACGTTCTGGGGCCGCAGGTCGAGATGGGACATCACCAGGTCGCCGGGGTCGGACGGGGTCACCCAGCGCGCCAGCTCCGCCGCGCGCGTTTCGATGAACCGGCCCAGCGCGTCCGACCACGGCAGCCCTGCCTGACGCACCTTCTTGTACAGGTCCTCCCAGTCCGCGTCCTCCGGGCACCGCTCGTACCAGGAGTTCGGCGTCTCGCGCGCGCCCTCTCCCGCCGTGTGGAGCAGCGCCATGGTCCGGCCGAACCAGTCCAGGACGTCCGGGTCGGATGCGTCCGCCTCGGTGCCGTCGATCCAGTCGTACAGCTTTGCGTAGGACCCGTCCGAGGAAGGCGTGAGCTGTGAGACGTATGTGCCGTGACGATTGGGGATGAGCCGCGGGGACGCGATTCCCACATTCTCCGCCGCCTGCCGTAAAGCCGCTTCCCGGTGGACCTGTTCCTCGTCGCAGCCGAAGAGGAGTTCCTTCACCGCCCACGAGGAGCCGTTGCCGGAGAGCTTCCAGATCTGGCCCAGCGCACCCCGCGTGACGGGCGCCATCGTCCAGGGTCCGGCGCCGAGCGCGTAGGTCTCCGCCATGAAACCGGCTCTGTCACGCACACAGGTACCTCTTCGCAGCGGACGGCAAAAACAAAGGCAAGGAGTTCACCCACTCCTTGCCAATCTCAACGTATAGCGCACAGGGGGCCTTGCGGCAAGGCCCCGGTCGTGCACCAGAATCTCCGGCCGAGGCCGGAACACGGGGGAAATCAGGTATTTGCGAATGACCTCCCCGTCACTGAC encodes:
- a CDS encoding GAF and ANTAR domain-containing protein, whose protein sequence is MPKRFVVPESDFPELPHSVGGFELAEALTTAAQQLHDTVTPHSTMRAAVRLAVRLLPGADHAGISVLERGNHRRTVAWTDEVVRAAETSHTSRDQPPYWNDLWHAPVVRLADSEADDGGDSLAGLGLRSALALRLRADKRRVTVLTAYARKPRAFDEAATRIGRLFTAHVSLALDSATVREQLTEAMRTRDLIGQATGILMERLNIDAAEAFDSLVRASQRENVKLRDLARRIVDANNTT
- a CDS encoding STAS domain-containing protein produces the protein MTYFPSPCPVRDLPGRALLVLPPEIDLSNASALCAAVLSYAESRSGRLDVLVLDLTHTQFMDSQGARLVEDVRHRLPPGVRLRVAVTPHGVPSRVLELTAVRRDVPVYDDLSQALQS
- a CDS encoding PPOX class F420-dependent oxidoreductase, with product MAPNIATNNRVSLDELLDFVRPRHRALLLTRRADGGPQASPLTCGVDDSGRIVVSTYPERAKTRNAKRDPRVTVVVLSDEWNGPWVQIDGTAEVVDAPDSVEPLVEYYRNIAGEHPDWDEYREAMVKQGKSIIRITPERWGPVATGGFPARLVQDD
- a CDS encoding TetR/AcrR family transcriptional regulator; translated protein: MAKAAQRTKGAARTSVWLDGKERRGGRGGGQPSGLDRERITEATVRLLDTEGLAGFSMRRLATELNVTAMSVYWYVDTKDDLLELALDAAFGELRLPDPDAGEDWRDQLRRLAGEYRALLVRHPWLSPLAGTFLNIGPNALAFSGTVQRVIRRTELPEHGLTGAISAVFQFVYGYGTIEGHFVARCADTGMAPDDYFRHAMSAATQAPDAAEVIQESVSLMAARGGDTVQEMLDRDFAFALELVVAGIETMVRRAGAEPAGADHTARGSAPEEP
- a CDS encoding glycosyltransferase family 39 protein, whose translation is MTTQYGPSPRTRPAQAEPSFWGPPPTEPPPAAPQAAPPSAPAQQSPAARPEPAPGAGEPQQPFARRLWRGRPEDPRWARPAFLGLLLVTGLLYLYDLSASGYANSFYSAAVQAGSKSWKAFFFGSLDAGNAITVDKPPASLWPMALSVRIFGLSSWAILVPEVIMGVLTVAVVYAAVRRRFSPAAGLIAGAVLALTPVAALMFRFNNPDALLALLMSLACYLVVRALEDGRTKWLVWAGAAIGFAFLTKTLQAFLILPVPAIVYAVCAPVSLRKRLGQLALATGALVVSGGWWVAIVELWPASSRPYIGGSQNNSFLELTFGYNGFGRLSGDETGSVGGGGGGGGTGMWGATGWNRMFNSEVGSQISWLLPAALILLVAGLVATRKLKRTSVTRSSFLVWGGSLLMTMAVFSYMAGIFHQYYTVALAPYMAAVVGMGAGLLWEKRKETWASIVLAASVVAAAAWGYVLLNRTPDYLPWLKWLVLVGGLAGALGLVFAGRVTRQLALAAAAVGVVAALAGPTAYTLSTLRQGHTGSIVTAGPAGASMMGGRGGGRGGGPGGNRGGFGGGMPGAQGQNRQNGTTQGRQGNGFPGAGNGTGGFGGAMPGQNQQNGTGNGSGTGNGNGSGTGNGTAQGRQGNGFPGGGMTGQGGPMGGGGGIGGLLNGANVSSAAKKLLEQDASEYTWVAASVGSQNAASYQLATGDPVMAIGGFNGTDPSPTPAQFQKYVADGKVHYFIVGGGMGGGGMGAGSGTVSQITSWVEKNFKKVTAGSATFYDLTQKTSSS
- a CDS encoding bifunctional glycosyltransferase family 2/GtrA family protein, which translates into the protein MRTDSSPGTLPAREHLPAGDAGTPVLDVVIPVHNEEKDLRPCVLRLHEHLTRTFPYAFRITIADNASTDTTPQVAARLEAEIDEVTNFRLEQKGRGRALRTVWSASQAPILAYMDVDLSTDLNALLPLVAPLISGHSDLAIGSRLARASRVVRGPKREFISRAYNLILRGSLQARFSDAQCGFKAIRRDVAQVLLPLVEDTGWFFDTEMLVLAERAGLRIHEVPVDWVDDPDSTVHIVRTATEDLRGVWRVGRALATGSLPLDRLTRPFGDDPRDREIQDVPKGLARQLVGFCVVGGLSTLFYLLLYSVFRQFSGSQIANALALLVSAVANTAANRRLTFGVRGRGGAVRHQAQGLVVFGIGLALTSGSLAALNAATSTPAHSTELAVLIAANLAATVLRFLLFRAWVFPDRGEPAADRPQQQIPAPHLYGARGQRTAVPHQYGALPQRPIPHRNDGGRQGAAPHGHAPHGTGRTSHTPARFRAGEAADGTWKDATAPLQPVRPHDTDSRDPR
- a CDS encoding HAMP domain-containing sensor histidine kinase, giving the protein MSGRRRTRTQRRVAVDKPRTLRTRLVVASVVLIAVVCAVIGTVTTLALRTHLYTQLDGQLSEVAMRASGDFRPPDQPGRDGTGGTGGIGGIGRQHRQPEPPDLKKFVTTGPQPSNTVIAKVENGKIVDSARGQKSQSNLQMSAKALTQAQLAALSSVRQANRTVKTVELPGLGSFRVEYVTGPNGDFYVAVPTTDVDSTISTLILVEISVTGAGLVAACLAGSVLVGVATRPLRRVAATATRVSELPLHSGEVNLSERVPESETDPHTEVGQVGAALNRMLDHIHGALHARQQSEMRVRQFVADASHELRTPLASIRGYAELTRRGREQVGPDTRHALGRIESEAGRMTLLVEDLLLLARLDAGRPLQFEQTDLVPLVVDTISDARAAGRDHNWRLDLPDEPALVSADAARLQQVLVNLLANARTHTPPGTTVTARVQRRGPWLCVDVEDDGQGIPPELLPHVFERFARGDSARSRATGSTGLGLAIVQAVATAHGGAVTVDSVPGRTVFTVRLPALHPASAPEADWQAHRSQASHSQGEHSLNTWVRQGG